In the Solibacillus sp. FSL K6-1523 genome, one interval contains:
- a CDS encoding DUF948 domain-containing protein, whose product MNIWLLAAVIILILAVVIFVGCIAVVIFPLKNVITVILAHMQGIQKQLEGIQTQTTALTATVDKMKTDLDYKKQSFQTVVQSVKDVGTALNVLNDSSQKATTAIVKQFQNDEEKQAQVERWTNTAVSFLNRKAN is encoded by the coding sequence ATGAATATATGGTTACTAGCGGCAGTCATTATTCTAATTTTAGCAGTCGTTATATTTGTAGGATGCATCGCTGTTGTTATTTTTCCATTAAAAAATGTAATTACCGTTATTTTAGCGCATATGCAAGGTATTCAAAAGCAACTAGAAGGAATTCAAACGCAAACAACGGCACTGACTGCAACGGTGGATAAAATGAAAACGGATCTAGATTATAAAAAGCAATCGTTTCAAACCGTTGTCCAATCAGTAAAAGATGTAGGCACGGCATTGAATGTGTTAAATGATTCTTCGCAAAAGGCAACGACAGCTATTGTGAAGCAATTTCAAAATGATGAAGAAAAGCAAGCGCAAGTAGAAAGATGGACGAATACAGCCGTAAGCTTTTTAAATCGTAAGGCGAACTAA
- a CDS encoding methyl-accepting chemotaxis protein produces MSIKLKIIGFFILFAIVLGGTAGTILFIEKNSLNKQSKETTESLTEQATETVKKDLQRLTSLIGEQVITMEKEIDRTMFHAALILQEMDRNNDVSLAQLEQLKTTTGMGDYYIAGTDGVFTLSTEAGAPGLSLYDIWDGYRMLMTGETTELPSAMKIKVETGEIFKFTAIPRANGKGIVQSSLAVDGVEDMLTTFFEQDYGLQSLNLFDNSSLVLTENNVSGAKSTFEKGKVTTDEEVAAIFSGKEASVKMDGNIAEVYAPVYYDGEVRYALYASIDTQPYFASTNYTSDSLKEISAAISSSIIQTILISIVIMIVLLAILSGVITKQLKPLGLFAKNLRELGTNDEISEVKEAELKEIQSAIEEVKQHYKTILTSVHDNTQAVSQAQGEYSSEMHTTTETLYEVTAAVRSTAYNTQQQAEQVMQAEQNIENKAIMLQQVLGQTEELAKFSHDTKSATLHSIKGMELLSKTIDTMAEEVHYNGDRMNGLLDNSAQIGDIIQLIENIANNTNLLALNASIEAARAGEQGKGFAVVADEVRKLAEQSAVATRKISGILLELQQEIGLAKTSNDQQITTIESSKVEMTDARYLIEQLIDSTELSRHKITALDKLVEDLELSGQDENRIFKSLYTSIQSNAANSEELLSMIEGVSLSVQRLNGLLDALVSHTEELEHAF; encoded by the coding sequence TTGTCTATTAAGTTAAAAATAATTGGTTTTTTTATTTTATTTGCGATTGTTCTAGGGGGCACAGCAGGAACAATCTTATTTATCGAAAAAAATAGTTTAAATAAGCAGTCAAAAGAAACAACGGAATCACTTACTGAGCAGGCAACAGAGACGGTGAAAAAGGATTTACAACGTTTAACCTCACTCATTGGTGAGCAAGTTATTACGATGGAAAAGGAAATTGACCGCACGATGTTTCATGCTGCATTAATTTTACAAGAAATGGATCGAAATAATGACGTTTCATTAGCACAATTAGAACAACTAAAAACGACAACTGGTATGGGTGACTATTATATTGCAGGTACTGACGGTGTTTTCACACTTTCAACTGAAGCAGGAGCACCTGGTTTAAGTTTGTATGATATTTGGGATGGCTACCGTATGCTCATGACGGGTGAGACAACGGAGCTCCCATCCGCAATGAAGATAAAAGTAGAAACAGGCGAAATTTTTAAATTTACAGCGATTCCACGGGCAAACGGGAAAGGCATTGTGCAATCATCTCTAGCGGTGGATGGCGTTGAAGATATGTTAACAACGTTTTTTGAGCAAGATTATGGGTTACAAAGCCTGAATTTATTTGATAACAGTTCTCTTGTATTAACTGAAAATAATGTATCGGGTGCGAAATCAACGTTTGAAAAGGGAAAAGTAACAACGGATGAAGAAGTCGCAGCTATTTTTTCAGGGAAAGAAGCATCAGTGAAAATGGATGGCAATATTGCAGAAGTGTATGCGCCAGTTTATTATGATGGCGAGGTGCGCTATGCGCTTTATGCATCGATTGATACACAGCCATATTTTGCATCGACAAATTACACGAGTGATTCCTTAAAAGAAATCAGTGCAGCGATTAGTAGCTCGATCATTCAAACAATCCTAATTAGTATTGTCATTATGATTGTGTTGCTTGCTATTTTATCTGGTGTTATTACAAAACAATTGAAGCCACTTGGACTGTTTGCGAAAAATTTGCGTGAACTTGGCACGAACGACGAAATAAGTGAAGTGAAGGAAGCCGAATTAAAAGAGATACAAAGCGCAATTGAAGAGGTAAAACAACATTACAAAACGATTTTAACTTCTGTACATGACAATACACAAGCCGTTTCACAGGCACAAGGTGAATATTCATCTGAAATGCACACGACAACGGAAACATTATATGAAGTAACAGCGGCCGTTCGCTCTACTGCATACAATACCCAGCAGCAGGCAGAACAGGTAATGCAGGCAGAACAAAATATTGAAAACAAAGCGATTATGTTACAGCAAGTATTAGGTCAGACAGAGGAGCTTGCAAAATTCTCCCATGATACAAAATCTGCAACATTACATAGTATTAAGGGAATGGAACTGTTGTCGAAAACGATTGATACGATGGCTGAAGAAGTACATTATAATGGCGATCGTATGAACGGCTTGCTTGATAACTCAGCCCAAATTGGCGACATTATCCAACTGATTGAAAACATCGCAAATAATACGAACCTATTAGCGTTGAATGCTTCCATCGAGGCAGCAAGGGCAGGGGAACAAGGGAAGGGATTTGCGGTTGTTGCGGATGAGGTACGTAAATTAGCAGAACAAAGTGCGGTTGCTACTAGGAAAATTAGTGGCATTTTATTAGAACTTCAGCAGGAAATCGGGTTAGCAAAAACGAGTAATGATCAGCAAATTACGACGATTGAATCGAGCAAAGTTGAAATGACCGATGCGCGGTATTTAATCGAGCAATTGATTGATAGTACGGAATTATCTCGTCATAAAATTACAGCATTAGATAAGCTAGTAGAAGATTTGGAGCTCTCGGGGCAAGATGAGAATAGAATCTTCAAATCGCTATATACGAGCATCCAATCAAATGCTGCAAATAGTGAAGAGCTATTATCGATGATTGAAGGGGTATCGTTATCCGTTCAACGTTTAAATGGACTGCTTGACGCATTAGTAAGCCATACAGAAGAACTAGAGCACGCGTTTTAA
- a CDS encoding DedA family protein gives MFTVDNVLNLIQQYGAIIIFICLFFGIVGIPAPEETLLFIIGIFIHSQKLNGVTSVMSAILGAFIGMTVAYGIGHYAGAPVFQKVVKRLKLNNSQVQAWQEKYQSNYRRALIVGFFIPGARQMNPYIAGLSHIPLLPFLLYSFIGTLIWTVPFIALGYLSGNLFHIPYKYLPLIGLGIALLFGLYYLLKKK, from the coding sequence ATGTTCACAGTTGATAATGTACTAAACCTTATACAGCAGTACGGGGCAATTATTATCTTTATTTGTTTGTTTTTCGGAATTGTTGGCATCCCTGCACCTGAAGAAACACTGCTATTCATTATTGGAATTTTCATTCACTCGCAAAAATTGAATGGGGTGACCTCGGTGATGAGCGCCATTTTAGGAGCATTTATCGGCATGACTGTTGCATACGGCATCGGGCATTATGCAGGGGCACCCGTATTTCAAAAAGTAGTCAAGCGGCTAAAACTCAACAATTCTCAAGTACAAGCCTGGCAAGAAAAATATCAAAGCAATTATAGAAGAGCATTAATCGTTGGCTTTTTTATTCCTGGAGCGAGGCAAATGAACCCTTATATTGCAGGGTTATCTCATATTCCTTTACTTCCCTTTTTACTTTATAGCTTCATCGGGACACTCATTTGGACAGTACCATTTATTGCATTAGGCTACTTGTCCGGCAACCTGTTTCATATCCCATATAAATATTTACCGCTTATCGGACTTGGGATTGCGCTACTGTTCGGACTTTACTATCTCCTTAAAAAGAAATAA
- a CDS encoding polysaccharide deacetylase family protein has translation MKKVMLGLSVLSSAACYTVLPTIFTRTFSKRIVKNTAQKGLLLTFDDGPNPQYTPQLLHLLKKYKVCAVFFVVAKKALQHPELIKRMQAEGHVIGIHHYTHQSSFVMTPAKLKRQLLKSKQILESITNEPVTLYRPPWGHFNAATLKIAKDFQIMMWTSIFGDWKVQTCKTSLLQQLHQARCDGAIYVLHDCGQTFGADHDAPEHMLQTLHHFLEQATREGQVFTNPHDWTKQYVHS, from the coding sequence ATGAAAAAAGTCATGCTAGGGCTAAGTGTATTAAGTAGTGCTGCTTGCTATACCGTATTACCAACTATTTTCACTCGGACCTTTTCAAAAAGAATTGTGAAAAACACAGCACAAAAAGGCCTATTATTGACGTTTGATGATGGCCCTAATCCACAATATACACCGCAATTATTACATTTACTGAAAAAGTATAAAGTCTGCGCGGTATTTTTTGTTGTGGCAAAAAAAGCATTACAACATCCAGAGCTCATTAAACGCATGCAGGCAGAAGGACATGTTATTGGCATCCATCACTATACGCATCAATCAAGCTTTGTCATGACACCAGCTAAGCTAAAAAGACAATTATTAAAGAGCAAACAAATTCTTGAAAGCATTACAAACGAGCCTGTCACACTTTATCGTCCTCCTTGGGGGCATTTCAATGCGGCGACACTCAAAATCGCAAAAGACTTTCAAATTATGATGTGGACTTCTATTTTCGGAGATTGGAAAGTGCAAACGTGTAAAACTTCATTACTTCAGCAACTTCATCAAGCAAGGTGTGACGGTGCGATTTATGTTTTACATGACTGCGGGCAAACTTTCGGAGCGGATCATGACGCACCCGAACATATGCTACAAACATTGCATCACTTTTTAGAGCAAGCTACGCGAGAAGGACAAGTTTTTACAAATCCGCATGATTGGACGAAGCAATATGTTCACAGTTGA
- a CDS encoding MGDG synthase family glycosyltransferase, which produces MILILPFMQMKSGHHLVADALEAHIRQQDPQVSVEKVDIFHHTWPRLERVVSKCYLTWIQQYPKSYSRFYKENFNAKDYQVRLFQPFEYMMEQALEQIILEKQPEAIICTHSFPSHAASRLKQAGKIQVPIINAYTDFFTSGVWAKDGVDLHLAPSKFVATHLMEQFFVAEEKIVISGIPIHPEIQPVTNRQLKHPPHILIAGGNCGLGNIKSLVNQCLGLSNIHFSVLCGNNKRLLQELQNLSLPNVTPLPYIASRAQMNALYDQVDAIISKPGGVTVAEALSKKIPIFIESVLPGQEQINMDYLLPAQLVFQTTDCAHSLLEVYSTLKNEMEMDKFKRAIQMYEQDLDLQVGELIHKILGHLPHAKQPYPYEPFNRLALLS; this is translated from the coding sequence ATGATTCTAATCTTACCCTTTATGCAAATGAAATCTGGGCATCACCTGGTGGCAGACGCATTAGAAGCGCATATTCGTCAGCAAGACCCTCAAGTTAGCGTAGAAAAAGTTGATATTTTCCATCACACATGGCCAAGGTTAGAACGCGTTGTTTCTAAATGTTATTTAACATGGATTCAGCAATATCCTAAATCCTACAGTCGTTTTTATAAAGAAAATTTTAATGCGAAGGACTATCAAGTTCGGTTATTTCAGCCATTTGAATATATGATGGAGCAGGCACTAGAGCAAATTATTTTGGAGAAACAACCAGAGGCAATCATTTGTACACATAGCTTTCCATCACATGCTGCTAGTCGTCTTAAGCAGGCTGGAAAAATTCAAGTTCCAATTATTAATGCCTATACAGATTTCTTTACTAGTGGTGTTTGGGCAAAAGATGGTGTGGATTTACATTTAGCACCTTCAAAATTTGTAGCCACACATTTAATGGAGCAATTTTTTGTGGCGGAAGAAAAAATCGTTATTTCAGGCATTCCCATTCACCCAGAAATTCAGCCTGTTACTAACCGGCAATTAAAACATCCCCCGCATATTTTAATTGCCGGTGGGAATTGTGGGTTAGGCAATATTAAATCACTCGTCAATCAATGTCTCGGGCTAAGCAATATTCACTTTTCTGTACTATGCGGCAACAACAAAAGATTATTACAGGAACTTCAAAATCTTTCGCTACCTAACGTAACACCGCTCCCTTATATTGCGAGCCGCGCACAGATGAATGCTCTTTATGATCAGGTGGATGCCATTATTTCAAAGCCAGGTGGTGTTACAGTAGCAGAAGCGCTTTCGAAAAAAATCCCGATTTTCATCGAGTCTGTATTACCTGGTCAGGAACAGATTAATATGGATTACTTACTTCCTGCACAGCTCGTTTTTCAAACTACCGACTGTGCTCATTCTTTATTGGAGGTATATAGCACTTTGAAAAACGAAATGGAAATGGATAAATTCAAGCGGGCTATTCAAATGTATGAGCAAGATTTGGATTTGCAAGTGGGGGAATTGATTCACAAAATACTTGGGCATTTACCACATGCAAAACAACCTTATCCATACGAGCCTTTCAATCGTCTAGCTTTGCTTTCATAA
- the ahpC gene encoding alkyl hydroperoxide reductase subunit C: MALIGKEIQEFSAKAFQKGEFIDVSSENFKGQWSVVCFYPADFTFVCPTELGDLQNEYATLKSLGVEVYSVSTDTHFTHKAWHDTSDVIGTIEYIMIGDPSHTISKGFDVLNEEDGLAERGTFIIDPDGVVQAVEINAGGIGRDASTLVNKIKAAQYVRNNPGEVCPAKWEEGSATLTPSLDLVGKI, from the coding sequence ATGGCTTTAATCGGTAAAGAAATTCAAGAATTCTCAGCAAAGGCTTTCCAAAAAGGTGAATTCATCGACGTATCTTCAGAAAACTTCAAAGGACAATGGTCAGTAGTATGCTTCTATCCAGCAGACTTCACATTCGTTTGCCCAACTGAATTAGGCGACTTACAAAACGAATACGCTACATTAAAATCTTTAGGCGTTGAAGTATACTCAGTTTCTACTGATACACACTTCACACATAAAGCATGGCATGACACTTCTGATGTAATCGGTACTATTGAATATATCATGATTGGTGACCCATCTCACACAATTTCTAAAGGCTTCGACGTATTAAACGAAGAAGACGGCTTAGCTGAGCGCGGTACATTCATCATCGATCCAGATGGCGTTGTTCAAGCAGTAGAAATCAACGCAGGTGGTATTGGCCGTGATGCTTCAACTTTAGTAAACAAAATTAAAGCAGCTCAATACGTTCGCAATAATCCAGGTGAAGTTTGCCCGGCTAAATGGGAAGAAGGAAGCGCAACATTAACTCCAAGCTTAGACTTAGTAGGTAAAATCTAA
- a CDS encoding GNAT family N-acetyltransferase, with amino-acid sequence MFTYQIDEELALKLVTIQDAPRVFELTDGSRTYLKQWLPWLDTTKTVQDTENYIKFTLQIFADNKGLNTAIVYKGEIVGIAGFNDVNWSNHTAYIGYWLGESYQGHGIMTRVAKALTEYAFTELKLNKVEIRAAQGNRKSRSIPERLGYVNEGCIRNAEWLYDQYVDHVVYGMLASEWKSK; translated from the coding sequence ATGTTTACATATCAAATAGATGAGGAGCTTGCATTAAAGCTCGTAACCATTCAGGATGCACCGAGGGTTTTTGAATTAACGGATGGATCACGCACTTATTTAAAACAGTGGCTACCATGGCTAGATACAACGAAAACAGTACAAGATACGGAAAACTACATTAAGTTCACGCTTCAAATTTTTGCGGATAATAAAGGGTTAAACACGGCGATTGTCTATAAAGGTGAAATCGTTGGTATCGCTGGATTTAATGATGTTAACTGGTCAAATCATACAGCGTATATCGGCTATTGGTTAGGGGAGTCCTATCAAGGACATGGCATTATGACACGTGTTGCGAAAGCGTTAACGGAGTATGCATTTACTGAGTTGAAATTGAATAAAGTTGAAATTCGCGCGGCACAAGGTAATCGTAAAAGCCGAAGTATTCCCGAACGTTTAGGTTATGTAAATGAGGGCTGTATCCGAAATGCAGAATGGCTGTATGATCAATATGTCGATCATGTCGTATATGGTATGTTGGCGAGTGAATGGAAAAGTAAATAA
- the ahpF gene encoding alkyl hydroperoxide reductase subunit F → MLDNQIKAQLQQYLTMLEGDLVLKVSAGDDKVSKDLLELVTEIEKMSPRITLEHTILERTPSFSVNKKGEADSGIAFAGLPLGHEFTSLVLALLQVSGRAPKVDESVIKRVQAIKEPIHFESFVSLTCHNCPDVVQALNIMAVLNPNISHVMIEGGAFQHEVTERDVMAVPTVFANGKNFAGGRMDIEDILNLIGSKSDGSEFENVEPFEVLVVGGGPAGAAAAIYSARKGIRTGIVAERFGGQVNDTLSIENIIGTNATEGPKFVASLESHVADYEIDVMKAQRAAKIEKKDFVEVTLENGAVLKGKTVILSTGARYRQLGVPGEQEFKNKGVAYCPHCDGPIFKGKNIAVVGGGNSGVEAAIDLAGIVNHVTLLQGAAELTADKVLQERVRSLKNVTVITNAFTKEITGTNKVNGLTYLDNVSGEERHIELEGLFVQIGLLPNTEFLQGAITMNAHGEIIVDKHGATNMPGVFAAGDCTDAAFKQIIISMGAGATAALGAFDYMIRNTSGESEVVNA, encoded by the coding sequence ATGTTAGATAATCAAATTAAAGCACAATTACAACAATATTTAACGATGCTTGAAGGTGACTTAGTATTAAAAGTAAGTGCGGGCGATGATAAAGTTTCAAAGGATTTACTTGAATTAGTAACGGAAATTGAGAAAATGTCTCCACGCATTACACTTGAGCATACAATTTTAGAACGCACACCAAGTTTTAGTGTAAATAAAAAAGGTGAAGCAGATTCAGGTATTGCATTTGCAGGTTTACCACTTGGTCATGAATTTACGTCATTAGTATTAGCATTACTACAAGTTTCAGGCCGTGCGCCGAAAGTAGACGAGTCAGTTATTAAACGTGTACAAGCGATTAAAGAGCCAATCCATTTTGAATCATTCGTTAGTTTAACTTGCCACAACTGTCCAGATGTTGTACAAGCTTTAAATATTATGGCGGTATTAAACCCGAATATTTCGCATGTCATGATTGAAGGTGGCGCTTTCCAACATGAAGTAACAGAGCGTGATGTTATGGCTGTACCAACTGTATTTGCAAATGGTAAAAACTTTGCAGGTGGTCGTATGGACATTGAAGATATTTTAAACCTAATCGGCAGTAAGTCAGATGGCTCTGAATTTGAAAATGTTGAACCATTTGAAGTATTAGTTGTTGGTGGTGGTCCTGCAGGTGCAGCAGCGGCAATTTACTCTGCGCGTAAAGGCATTCGCACAGGTATCGTAGCAGAGCGCTTCGGTGGACAAGTAAATGATACATTATCAATTGAAAACATTATCGGAACGAATGCAACAGAAGGTCCGAAATTTGTGGCGAGTTTAGAATCTCATGTTGCTGATTATGAGATTGATGTAATGAAAGCTCAACGTGCAGCGAAAATCGAGAAAAAAGATTTTGTAGAAGTTACGCTAGAAAATGGCGCGGTATTAAAAGGGAAAACAGTGATCCTTTCTACGGGTGCTCGTTACCGTCAGCTTGGTGTACCTGGTGAGCAAGAGTTTAAAAATAAAGGTGTTGCATACTGTCCACACTGTGATGGTCCTATTTTTAAAGGGAAAAATATCGCGGTTGTTGGTGGCGGTAACTCTGGTGTTGAAGCAGCAATTGACTTAGCGGGTATTGTAAACCACGTTACTTTACTACAAGGTGCTGCAGAACTTACAGCAGATAAAGTTTTACAAGAACGCGTACGTAGCTTGAAAAACGTAACCGTTATTACAAATGCTTTCACAAAAGAAATTACAGGTACAAATAAAGTAAATGGCCTAACGTACTTAGACAATGTTTCAGGTGAAGAACGCCATATTGAGCTAGAAGGTCTATTCGTTCAAATTGGTTTACTACCAAACACAGAATTTTTACAAGGTGCAATTACAATGAATGCACATGGTGAAATTATTGTTGATAAGCACGGTGCAACAAATATGCCAGGTGTCTTTGCAGCAGGTGACTGTACAGATGCAGCTTTCAAACAAATCATTATTTCAATGGGTGCTGGAGCTACGGCAGCACTTGGCGCATTCGACTATATGATCCGCAACACATCAGGTGAATCTGAAGTAGTGAATGCATAA